The Acinetobacter lwoffii genomic sequence TCGAACGCGAAAATAAAGAACTGCAACGCGCCAATGAGATTCTACGTAAAGCAGCCGCTTTTTTCGCCCAGGCGGAGCTCGACCGCCCACACAAATAATGGTGGATTTTATCCATAATAATAAAGAGCTGTACGGAGTCGAGGCGATTTGTAGAATTTTACCGATCGCACCCTCAACCTATTACCGGACTCTAGATCTCTGCGAAAACCCAGAACATCGAGCAAAGCGAGATCTACATGACTTGCATCATGCTGAACAAATTAAACGAATTTGGAAGGAAAGTTCAGGTCGATATGGTGTACGTAAAGTTTGGCAAAAACTGAAACGTGAAGGCTATATTATTGCACGCTGTACAGTTGCTCGATTGATGCAAAAGCTAGGTATACAAGGTGTTTGGCGAGGTAAGAATAAACAAACTACCCATAGCCGAGATGATCAAAAACGAGCAGATGACTTGGTGAAACGCAATTTTAGTGCTGATCACCCTGACCAGCTGTGGGTCGCTGACTTTACGTATATTCAAACAAATTCAGGCTGGGTCTATACCGCCTTTATTATTGATGTGTTCTCGCGAGCAATTGTTGGATGGAAAGTATCAACACGGATGAATACAGACATGGTGCTCGATGCACTGGAGCAAGCATTGCATGATCGAGGCATGCCAAAGAACGTGATTCATCATAGTGACAGAGGTGTGCAATATCTTTCCATTCGTTATACCAATCGTTTAGAAGCAGCAAATTTACGAGCATCAGTCGGTACGACCGGTGATTCATACGATAATGCTTTGGCTGAAACAGTGAATGGCTTATACAAAACAGAGGTGATTGAATATTTAAAAGCAGATTGGCAAGGTTTAGCGGATGTACAACTTGCGACATTAAATTGGGTAGATTGGTTCAATAAAGAGCGTGTACATAGTGCACTAGGTTATGTGCCACCTTTTGATTTTGAAGCAATGTACTATGATAAAATTAATCCGTTAGGTCAGGTGGCCTAACTTAAATAAAAAAGTCTCCGACAAACCCGGTACGGTTCACAGGCCAACAGTGCCAAGTTCAGTTCACACTTAATGAAAATCAATTCCAGAACTTAGATAAACAAATGCTAGAAGCAATATGCAGATAGGAGTACAAAAAAATGAAAAAACTCTTCATATTTATAACTACCTTACTAATGAGTGGAATCGCGGCAGCTCAGTATTGTTCTATTGATGGATTTACTGATTCAGAATTGCGTCTGGCAAGTTATCAACGTAGCCAAGCTGCAACCTCTTTTAATGTTTCTTGTGATAAAGGTTACTCTATCTTATTCAGTAGCCAAAACTTGATAAATCCGGATGGTACAAGTTATGTATCGAATGGTCCTTATAAATTACGAACCAAATTAAATTTAAGTGGGGCTAACAGTAATCTATGGGGGGTAAAACTTGATCAAAATTCTGGAAAAAGACAAAAATATATTATTTCTGTTCAACTAGTTGATAATCCTTATAGTGGTGTGCCTGCAGGAGACTATCAGGACCAGATCTCAGTCGATATCGATTTTTAAAAATAAAATTTTAAATATCAAAAAGCCTATAATGATAATAAATAATTGAAAATATTTGAAAGTATTGAAGGGGAGTGTGTAGTAAGTGAATATCTGTTAAACAAGCAGATATTCACTTACTTTTAAGTCGAATGGAGAAGTGGTAAGCATTGTTGTGGAGTTGTATTTAAGCTTCATGATTCATCAAATAGTCATGAGATCTTTCTATACTGGGTGAAAAATATAAGCGAATAGGTGCGAGATGCAACAAATTTCCATCTCAGAATTATTAGAGCAAAGACCTGTTATTCACAAAATCCAGTTTGATTTAAAAGAACAACGTAAACAGGCCATTCATGACAAAATAGTCCTAGAAGATCTGACACGGTCCCGTTTAAAAATTGCCATCGTTACCGAAACCTGGCCTCCTGAAATCAATGGTGTTGCCCATGCTTTATTGCAACTTTGTAAAGGATTGCAAAAACAGGGACATAAGATTTTATTAATACGTCCAGAACAACGACAAGCCTGTAACGATTTTAAACCACATAGTGAATGTCTGGTTAAAGCGCATTGCCTTCCTAAATATAGCAATTTGCAGTTTGGTAGACCGCAATTTCTAAAAATCCATCAAGCTGTTGAAACTTTTACCCCCGATATTATTCACATTGTGACCGAAGGCCCTTTAGGTTTGGTAGCTCAACAGCTTGCAAAATTCCATAAAATTCCAGTCTCTAGCGGTTTCCATTCATCATTTCAAGAATTTAGTCGGTTTTTTGATTTGGCTTTTTTGCTTAAGCCGATTCAAGGCTATTTAAGGTGGTTTCATAACAATACTGATTTGACCTGTGTCCCCAGTCGAGGTACGGCTCAAGCCTTAAATCAGTTTGGTGTAACTTGTCCCTTGGCAGTTGTGGGCAGAGGCGTCGATCCAGATACATTTTCACCAAAGTGGCGATCACCAGATTTGCGCTATGTTTGGGGAGTTTCAAACGAGACCCGGGTGATGTTGTATGTCGGACGGCTTTCTCCTGAAAAGGAAATTGACGTGCTGATCAAAACCTATTTTGTGCTGCGCCAAGTTCGTCAGCAAGATATACGTTTGGTAGTGGTTGGAGATGGGCCGGATCGCACTCGACTGCAACAACTGAATCAGGATGGCAGTATTGTTTTTACCGGTAGCTTGACAGGAGAAAAACTGTCAGCGGCGTATGCCAGTGCAGATGTATTCTGTTTTGCCAGTCAGGTTGAAACCTTTGGAAATGTGGTATTGGAAGCGATGGCCAGTGGCTTGCCAGTGATTGCTTATGATTATGCTTGTGCAAACTTGCATGTGCAGCATGGTGAAACGGGATGGTTGAGCAGACTTGGACATCAGCGGGGTTTGATTCAGCAGATGCTCGGACTGCCTGATCTGCAAAGATTACAGCAGATGGGCGCGCAAGCACGTAAAAAAGCCGAAAAAGTAGGCTGGCAATATCCGGTCCGGCAATTTGAACAGGCACTGTATTCACTGGTACAGCATCAGGAATACAGGATATAAAACAAGAAAGGAGCACCAGTGTGAAACTCCAGAATGTAAAGATTAAATTTTTAGAAATCGATTTGAAAGGCTGTGTTTATCTGAATCATTTTTCGCATTCAGTCCGTATTGCCACTTTTTTTAAAATGATTAGCCGCTTAGGAAATGGTGCATTTTGGTATTTCATGCTGATACTGGTTTGGATCATGCAAGGCTTGATCTATACCGTGCAGATTGTTTATCTGATTTTGGGAAGTACTATAGGTACTATGATTTACAAGGTGCTTAAAATCAAAACTGTACGACCACGTCCTTATCAGGTACATCAAGTGATCCGTTTGGGTGAGCATCCACTGGATCATTTCAGTTTTCCTTCCGGGCATACCTTGCATGCCGTGATGGCAACCACCGTTTTAGGTTATGTCGCACCTTTATTACTGATGCTGATGTTGCCTTTTACGGTTCTGGTCGCAGTGTCCCGAATGGTGCTGGGATTGCATTATCCAAGTGATGTGGCAGTTGGCGCAATTCTGGGTGGCATGATGGCAATTGCCATTGTCCTGACCGCGCCTTATCTGAATATTGTGCTGTAAAAATAAGTGAAAGCCGGAGCAAAGGCTCGCAGATTTTCACAGATTTGTTAAAGTACAGCATCAAAGCAATTATGGTGAGAAATAGAGATGGGTTTACGTTGGACTGACACGCTCGATATCGCGATTGAACTCTATGAAGCGCATCCAGATGTGGACCCGCAGTGGATTCGTTTTACTGATTTACATGCCTGGGTGTGTGCTTTGCCTGAGTTTGAAGATGATCCAACCAAGTCGACTGAAGGTTTGCTTGAAGCCATTCAAATGGCATGGATTGACGAGGCACGCTAAGGCCTCATCTTAAAAAAGCATTTTTTTACAGATGAAAAGCAGAAAAATGCGCATTATCTCGGTATAATGCGCCAAATTTTCATGTCAACAATTGACTTAAGGAGCCTATCATGGCTATCGAACGTACTTTATCTATCGTTAAACCAGACGCAGTTGCTAAAAACCACATCGGCGACATCTTTGCTCGTTTCGAGAAAGCTGGTCTTCAAATTGTTGCAACTAAAATGAAACATTTGACTCAAGCTGAAGCTGAAGGCTTCTATGCTGAGCACAAAGAACGTGGTTTCTTTGCTGACCTAGTTGCATTTATGACTTCTGGTCCAGTTGTTGTTTCAGTTCTTGAAGGCGAAAACGCTGTTCTTGCTCACCGTGACATCCTTGGTGCGACGAATCCTAAAGAAGCTGCTCCTGGTACTATCCGTGCAGATTTCGCTGTAAGCATCGATGAAAACGCTGCTCACGGTTCTGACTCTGTAGCATCTGCTGATCGTGAAGTTAACTACTTCTTCGCTCAAACTGAGATTGCTCCACGTACTCGTTAATTCGCAGTATTCAAGCCAGATAAGTGTTATTATACTTATCTGGTTTTTTTATTCTCTGAATAATTCTTTGCTCACATATTGAGCTTCTCCTTTCATCTTTAGACATGGTTTAGGTAATACACATGAGTACTGAAGCAGTCGCTGTATCAGCAGTTTCTGAGCCACAGCAACACACTCCATCCGCTCCAGCACAGGCAAATACTGTCGAGAAAGTGAATTTACTTGGCATGTCACGTCCGCAAATGGAAAAATTCTTTGAGGACATGGGTGAGAAGAAGTTTCGTGCCGGGCAGGTAATGAAATGGATTCACCAGTTCTTTGTGACTGATTTTGCTGAAATGACCAATATTTCCGGCAAACTGCGTGAAAAACTGGAAAAGATTTGTGAAATTAAAGCGCCTGAAGTGGTGCATAAAAACTATTCTAAAGATGGTACCCGTAAATGGGTATTCCGTGTTGGCGACGGTGAAGGTTCCCTCGTCGAAACCGTATTGATTCCTGCTGAACATCGCAGTGGTTTACGTCGCACTTTGTGTATTTCTTCACAAGTGGGCTGTGCACTGGACTGTTCATTCTGCTCAACCGGTAAACAGGGTTTCCAGCGTGATTTGACTCAAGCCGAAATTATCGGTCAGCTCTGGATGGCGAACTATTCCTATATGGAAGATGTGCCGGTACTTGAGCGTGAACGTTCAGTCACGAACGTGGTGATGATGGGCATGGGCGAGCCATTGCTCAACTACGATGCAGTATTGAATTCAATGCGTATTATGCTGGATGACTTTGCATACGGCATGTCAAAACGTCGTGTGACTTTATCGACTTCTGGTGTGGTACCAAAAATCGATCAGATGGTCAAAGATATTGACGTGGCGCTGGCTATTTCATTGCATGCGCCAAATGATGAACTGCGTAACGAGCTGGTGCCGATCAATAAAAAATATCCGCTTGAGCAGCTGATTGCTGCATGTCAGCGTTACATTGCCAAAGACGGGAATGAAAGTTCACGTAAACATGTGACGATTGAATATGTGATGTTAGATGGCGTGAATGACCATCCTGAACATGCTCAGCAAATGATTAAGCTATTGAAGAATTTGCCAAGCAAGATTAATTTGATTCCTTTTAATCCGTTCCCGCATGCGCCATATGGCCGCTCAAGCCGCAACCGGATTATTTCTTTCCAAAAAACTTTGTCTGATGCCGGTTTTGTGTGTACGATTCGTCAGACACGCGGTGATGACATTGATGCCGCGTGCGGACAGTTAGTTGGACAAGTTGCTGACCGCACCCGTCGTGCGGAACAGTGGAAAAAGAAAATTGCGCAATCGAATGAGATCATGCGCTCACAAGGATAATAAGAGGTCGCCAGTTGAGAAATCTAACATCTAAGTTTGCTTTGAT encodes the following:
- a CDS encoding IS3 family transposase (programmed frameshift); this translates as MTKLKYTPEIRERAVQLLIESEKDYPSNWAAITAIAPKIGCTPETLRVWYQKYLDKLNPVKVQQLSDQERIKQLERENKELQRANEILRKAAGFFRPGGARPPTQIMVDFIHNNKELYGVEAICRILPIAPSTYYRTLDLCENPEHRAKRDLHDLHHAEQIKRIWKESSGRYGVRKVWQKLKREGYIIARCTVARLMQKLGIQGVWRGKNKQTTHSRDDQKRADDLVKRNFSADHPDQLWVADFTYIQTNSGWVYTAFIIDVFSRAIVGWKVSTRMNTDMVLDALEQALHDRGMPKNVIHHSDRGVQYLSIRYTNRLEAANLRASVGTTGDSYDNALAETVNGLYKTEVIEYLKADWQGLADVQLATLNWVDWFNKERVHSALGYVPPFDFEAMYYDKINPLGQVA
- a CDS encoding glycosyltransferase family 4 protein is translated as MQQISISELLEQRPVIHKIQFDLKEQRKQAIHDKIVLEDLTRSRLKIAIVTETWPPEINGVAHALLQLCKGLQKQGHKILLIRPEQRQACNDFKPHSECLVKAHCLPKYSNLQFGRPQFLKIHQAVETFTPDIIHIVTEGPLGLVAQQLAKFHKIPVSSGFHSSFQEFSRFFDLAFLLKPIQGYLRWFHNNTDLTCVPSRGTAQALNQFGVTCPLAVVGRGVDPDTFSPKWRSPDLRYVWGVSNETRVMLYVGRLSPEKEIDVLIKTYFVLRQVRQQDIRLVVVGDGPDRTRLQQLNQDGSIVFTGSLTGEKLSAAYASADVFCFASQVETFGNVVLEAMASGLPVIAYDYACANLHVQHGETGWLSRLGHQRGLIQQMLGLPDLQRLQQMGAQARKKAEKVGWQYPVRQFEQALYSLVQHQEYRI
- a CDS encoding phosphatase PAP2 family protein, with product MKLQNVKIKFLEIDLKGCVYLNHFSHSVRIATFFKMISRLGNGAFWYFMLILVWIMQGLIYTVQIVYLILGSTIGTMIYKVLKIKTVRPRPYQVHQVIRLGEHPLDHFSFPSGHTLHAVMATTVLGYVAPLLLMLMLPFTVLVAVSRMVLGLHYPSDVAVGAILGGMMAIAIVLTAPYLNIVL
- the iscX gene encoding Fe-S cluster assembly protein IscX, coding for MGLRWTDTLDIAIELYEAHPDVDPQWIRFTDLHAWVCALPEFEDDPTKSTEGLLEAIQMAWIDEAR
- the ndk gene encoding nucleoside-diphosphate kinase, yielding MAIERTLSIVKPDAVAKNHIGDIFARFEKAGLQIVATKMKHLTQAEAEGFYAEHKERGFFADLVAFMTSGPVVVSVLEGENAVLAHRDILGATNPKEAAPGTIRADFAVSIDENAAHGSDSVASADREVNYFFAQTEIAPRTR
- the rlmN gene encoding 23S rRNA (adenine(2503)-C(2))-methyltransferase RlmN; protein product: MSTEAVAVSAVSEPQQHTPSAPAQANTVEKVNLLGMSRPQMEKFFEDMGEKKFRAGQVMKWIHQFFVTDFAEMTNISGKLREKLEKICEIKAPEVVHKNYSKDGTRKWVFRVGDGEGSLVETVLIPAEHRSGLRRTLCISSQVGCALDCSFCSTGKQGFQRDLTQAEIIGQLWMANYSYMEDVPVLERERSVTNVVMMGMGEPLLNYDAVLNSMRIMLDDFAYGMSKRRVTLSTSGVVPKIDQMVKDIDVALAISLHAPNDELRNELVPINKKYPLEQLIAACQRYIAKDGNESSRKHVTIEYVMLDGVNDHPEHAQQMIKLLKNLPSKINLIPFNPFPHAPYGRSSRNRIISFQKTLSDAGFVCTIRQTRGDDIDAACGQLVGQVADRTRRAEQWKKKIAQSNEIMRSQG